The Halichoerus grypus chromosome 14, mHalGry1.hap1.1, whole genome shotgun sequence genome contains a region encoding:
- the SEC16A gene encoding protein transport protein Sec16A isoform X2, whose protein sequence is MQPPPQAAPSGVVGPPPAGTPQSMFWSNRPYRRQANNNAPVTPITCPLQPVTDPFAFSRQALQNTSLGSSSNKSSPPILQGPAPPAFLQRTGLPVPHTNAGDTLQGPVSQPRADGSLFSSVLTPSTPSEPEVNRSAEVASGSEPEVQTLPYPQYIPGAGVDSSHGGHPHTNMLGPDRPLSRQNPHDSATALAPSPFFPQPRQQMPGQWGPGQGGPQPSGQHYWPRPEGPVQNAVPHASSVSHFPAPSNPHHGPGHEQLNPLVCLPGPLATDGSNEAAYLQSGNHSTNNFDPENAFRQNSRAGNTRASQELRPNPGVNKEQLPDLALVNPLAQGNSPESHLHYPPGAGTSRAPSEVDSGALSMFFQGGETENEENLSSEKTGSAGQSDFDGFSPSPALGHPPAHVGAGGIYQAFPKGSNNEATQQGGLPQPYFSQSAGAQPDRPPAASAATAVWGSTASAGAHAASGAQSENVEDLEFIQNQEVLPSEPLSLDPSSPSDQVRYGPLPGPAVPRLGGVGHAGGGGPNLEAPDSALHPVRSDGVSAGYSSKNHRNLLSAARPQDVGTFIQQEVGKPEDESSGSFFKQIDSSPVGGETNETTVSQNHHSSRSQPSTPSPPKPTGIFQTSANSSFEPVKSHLVGVKPVEADRANVVGEVRGAAAHQKQRGAAAARPDASPGNLEQPPDNMETLFTLQACSPPFSVPVEPGHGLLHTGGPPLETVLLAAEKRPLARAQGAVKCESPVTTLWAQNELPDFGGNVLLAPAAPVLHVPVKPQPSEVIQPPDEGVSAPQSQEPGSGLPLPSGDSICASENLENPPKMGEEEALPSQASSGYASLLSSPPTESLQNQPVLIAQPDQSYNLAQPINFSVSLSSPNEKNQPWRDAMVGDKPSASSRAVGGDSGDGAVSGITAGALTRSPLPSSLTHSSFPQVPGTSEIVSNQPANLLVQPPPHPVPKNLLSESQKIDNAENILPEVVSSPAGSTSVMLVPPANATSVPTGNKADHSSHREETSGALDFTLNRTLENPLRMYSPSHADSSACRHTVSGHPRPPGPGPHNSDHFYQQVTKDAQDQRGLERAQQEPAPPLPQGPKATCSEPSNPGSPPLQGQPQNLVPPPASPAPADTGQPLPARPPRSSSASVMSTSSSQAAMRSDQHWLQPPPPDLASYYYYRPLYDGYQSHYPSPYPLEPGPAPLYYQDVYGLYEPRYRAHDSAASAYAESYRYAEPERPSSRASHCSDRPPARQGYPESYYNSKSGWSSQSDHYADYYPGQYDYGDPGRWDRYHCASRFRDPHTCDRRYWYDAEYDAYRKENYAYGDRPERYDDPWRYDPRFTGSFDDDPEPHRDPYGEEVDRRSVHSERSAQSLRSSFSSHSHQSQIYRNHSMTAVPYEAPHPPGSLPGQYAYGAYGSNFGSAQGFPEYGYPAEAGWPTAEQAPSRPTSPEKFSVPHVCARFGPGGQLIKVIPNLPSEGQPALVEIHSMETLLQHMPEQKELRSFPGPLGKDDTHKVDVINFAQNKATKCLQNENLIDKESASLLWSFIVLLCRQNGTVVGTDLAELLLRDHKTAWLPGKSPNEANLIDFTNEAVEQAEEEESGEAQLSFLTDSQAAGSSALERETERFRELLLYGRKKDALESAMKNALWGHALLLASKMDSRTHARVMTRFANSLPINDPLQTVYQLMSGRMPAASTCCGDEKWGDWRPHLAMVLSNLSSNVDVESRAMATMGDTLASKGLLDAAHFCYLMAQVGLGVYTKKTTKLVLIGSNHSLPFLKFATNEAIQRTEAYEYAQSLGAQTCSFPNFQVFKFIYSCRLAEMGLATQAFHYCEVIAKSILLQPHKYSPVLISQLVQIASQLRLFDPQLREKPEEEAFVEPAWLVQLQCVDKQVKEGAAAWSRDGTFPQRCPSTPSSEAGQYDGPAPAQPGGPGTGNPLLVPPVPSAEHLGQGVRLLPSAPPALPDGQPALPARVPLFPVPPPPGPVELGPGCGPPGAALGFPEPSGPDPAAPYAGPGLPPGAPPLQGSEPAPQEAPSQDPGVMPPETLGRNSLPELREEGFGGAFAHLGSSRMSQGPEAPPGWECTSSSALQPPTAAPEVKRPAPAARREAKEPKKSSESWFSRWLPGKKRTEAYLPDDKNKSIVWDEKKNRWVDVNEPEEEKKAPPPPPTSLPKAPLAAPPGPGGPPRASVNMFSRKAAGARARYVDVLNPGGPQRSEPALAPAEFFAPLAPLPIPAHLFGPNPDAEEAPPAEGASREGQAPAGGPANLEPASEPQAFGSAASLPGPELPPTREDGSQGGEAPSDHLPAGAAPGAAVPFYSPAQFAQASAPSGCSRMGRIGQRKYPALS, encoded by the exons ATGCAGCCACCTCCCCAGGCAGCCCCATCCGGTGTGGTTGGGCCACCTCCAGCTGGGACTCCTCAGAGCATGTTCTGGTCCAACAGACCATATAGGAGACAGGCAAATAATAACGCACCCGTGACTCCGATAACTTGCCCACTACAGCCGGTGACGGATCCATTTGCTTTTAGTAGACAGGCGCTACAAAATACATCATTGGGCAGTTCGTCCAACAAAAGTAGCCCACCCATTCTGCAAGGCCCGGCCCCACCAGCGTTCCTTCAGCGCACCGGTCTGCCTGTGCCTCACACAAATGCTGGGGATACCCTCCAAGGACCGGTGTCACAGCCCAGAGCAGATGGCAGTCTGTTTTCCAGTGTGCTGACCCCTTCAACTCCATCGGAGCCCGAGGTGAACAGGAGTGCCGAGGTTGCTTCCGGCTCAGAACCCGAAGTTCAGACTCTGCCATATCCTCAGTACATTCCAGGAGCGGGTGTTGACAGTTCTCATGGGGGCCATCCTCACACGAACATGCTTGGGCCCGATAGGCCCCTGAGTAGGCAGAACCCGCATGACAGTGCTACAGCATTAGCACCATCCCCTTTCTTCCCTCAGCCTCGTCAGCAAATGCCAGGGCAGTGGGGACCAGGGCAGGGAGGCCCACAACCCTCAGGTCAACATTATTGGCCCCGCCCAGAAGGACCTGTTCAGAACGCGGTGCCTCACGCCTCCAGCGTTTCTCACTTCCCTGCTCCGTCCAACCCGCATCATGGTCCTGGCCACGAGCAGCTCAACCCACTGGTGTGTTTGCCAGGACCCTTAGCCACTGATGGAAGCAACGAGGCGGCCTACCTACAAAGTGGGAACCATTCAACAAATAACTTTGATCCTGAAAATGCGTTCAGGCAAAATTCTAGAGCTGGGAATACTCGGGCGAGCCAGGAGCTCAGGCCAAATCCAGGAGTGAATAAAGAGCAGTTGCCAGACCTCGCTCTCGTTAATCCCCTCGCTCAGGGAAATAGCCCAGAAAGCCATTTGCACTACCCCCCAGGGGCCGGGACCAGCCGAGCCCCGTCAGAAGTGGACTCCGGGGCTCTCTCCATGTTTTTCCAAGGTGGGGAAACAGAAAATGAGGAGAATCTCTCCTCTGAAAAAACAGGCTCTGCTGGTCAGTCTGACTTCGacggcttctcccccagccccgcgCTTGGTCATCCTCCTGCACACGTGGGAGCGGGTGGCATTTACCAGGCCTTTCCCAAAGGTTCCAACAATGAGGCCACGCAGCAGGGAGGACTCCCACAACCTTATTTTTCTCAGTCTGCAGGCGCCCAGCCTGATCGGCCCCCGGCAGCAAGCGCCGCCACCGCCGTGTGGGGCAGCACAGCAAGTGCAGGGGCGCACGCGGCCAGCGGCGCGCAGTCTGAGAATGTGGAAGACCTAGAATTCATTCAAAATCAGGAAGTTCTGCCAAGTGAGCCCCTGAGTTTGGACCCTTCCTCCCCAAGCGATCAGGTCAGATACGGGCCCCTTCCCGGGCCAGCCGTCCCCAGGCTTGGTGGTGTGGGCCACGCTGGAGGTGGGGGCCCAAATCTCGAGGCCCCGGATTCAGCGCTGCACCCTGTGCGGTCTGATGGCGTGTCAGCTGGTTACAGCAGCAAGAACCACAGGAATCTCCTGAGTGCAGCCAGGCCCCAGGATGTAGGCACTTTCATTCAGCAGGAAGTGGGAAAACCTGAAGATGAGTCTTCGGGGAGTTTTTTTAAGCAAATTGATTCTTCTCCTGTGGGAGGAGAGACAAACGAGACCACCGTGAGTCAAAATCACCACAGCAGCCGGTCCCAGCCCTCAACCCCAAGCCCCCCAAAACCCACTGGAATATTTCAGACAAGTGCAAATAGTTCTTTTGAACCAGTGAAATCGCACTTAGTTGGAGTAAAACCCGTCGAGGCTGATCGTGCCAATGTGGTAGGTGAGGTGAGAGGGGCCGCTGCCCACCAGAAGCAGCGCGGAGCCGCTGCTGCCCGACCCGACGCCTCCCCCGGCAACCTGGAGCAGCCGCCGGACAACATGGAGACCCTGTTCACGCTCCAGGCCTGTTCTCCACCCTTCTCCGTCCCTGTGGAGCCTGGCCACGGGCTCTTGCACACTGGGGGACCGCCCTTGGAAACTGTGCTCCTGGCAGCGGAGAAAAGGCCTTTGGCCAGAGCCCAGGGAGCTGTGAAGTGTGAGAGCCCAGTGACGACGTTGTGGGCACAGAACGAGCTGCCAGATTTTGGAGGCAATGTCCTTCTAGCCCCGGCTGCTCCTGTGTTGCACGTGCCTGTGAAACCCCAGCCGTCGGAAGTGATTCAGCCTCCAGATGAGGGCGTGTCCGCTCCACAGTCCCAGGAGCCGGGCTCCGGCCTCCCTCTGCCGAGTGGGGACAGCATCTGTGCTTCTGAGAACCTTGAGAATCCTCCCAAGATGGGAGAAGAGGAGGCCCTCCCGTCACAGGCAAGTTCCGGCTATGCCAGTCTGTTGTCCTCACCGCCCACTGAATCTTTGCAGAATCAACCAGTCTTGATTGCCCAGCCTGATCAAAGCTATAATTTGGCTCAGCCCATTAATTTTTCTGTGTCCTTATCGAGTCCTAACGAGAAGAATCAGCCCTGGAGAGATGCTATGGTCGGGGATAAGCCCTCGGCAAGCAGCCGGGCTGTGGGGGGGGACTCTGGAGATGGTGCTGTGTCTGGGATCACGGCCGGCGCTCTCACCCGCTCGCCTCTGCCTAGCAGTCTCACGCACAGTAGTTTTCCACAAGTTCCTGGTACTTCGGAAATAGTTTCTAATCAGCCTGCTAATTTGCTGGTTCAGCCGCCACCTCATCCAGTTCCAAAGAACTTGCTTTCAGAAAGCCAAAAGATTGATAATGCAGAGAACATTCTTCCCGAGGTGGTTAGTAGCCCTGCTGGAAGCACAAGTGTGATGTTAGTGCCCCCTGCAAACGCTACCTCAGTACCTACTGGTAATAAGGCAGATCACTCCAGTCATCGGGAAGAAACTTCTGGAGCCCTAGACTTCACGCTAAATAGGACTTTGGAAAATCCTCTAAGAATGTATAGCCCATCCCATGCTGACAGCTCCGCGTGTCGGCACACCGTCAGCGGTCATCCGAGACCACCTGGGCCCGGGCCACATAACTCAGACCATTTCTACCAACAGGTGACAAAAGACGCTCAGGACCAGCGTGGCCTAGAGAGAGCCCAGCAGGAGCCAGCACCGCCTCTTCCACAAGGGCCCAAAGCAACGTGTTCAGAACCTTCAAACCCAGGAAGTCCACCCTTGCAGGGACAGCCCCAAAACTTGGTCCCACCACCCGCAAGCCCAGCTCCAGCTGACACAGGTCAGCCGCTGCCAGCCCGGCCACCTCGGTCCTCCAGCGCGTCGGTCATGTCCACCAGCTCGAGCCAGGCAGCCATGCGGTCGGACCAGCACTGGCTGCAGCCGCCTCCTCCGGACTTGGCATCTTACTACTATTACAGACCCCTGTACGATGGCTACCAGTCGCATTACCCCTCGCCATACCCGCTGGAGCCTGGCCCGGCCCCCCTCTATTACCAG GACGTCTATGGCCTGTATGAGCCCAGGTACAGGGCCCACGACAGCGCGGCGTCTGCCTACGCTGAGAGCTACCGCTACGCCGAGCCTGAGCGACCCAGCTCCCGAGCAAGTCACTGCTCAGACCGGCCACCTGCCAG GCAAGGGTACCCCGAAAGTTACTACAATTCCAAAAGTGGATGGAGCAGTCAGAGTGACCACTATGCGGATTATTACCCCGGCCAGTACGACTACGGAG ACCCAGGTCGCTGGGACCGGTACCACTGTGCTTCCAGATTCAGGGATCCCCACACCTGTGACCGGAGGTATTGGTATGATGCTGAATACGATGCGTACAGGAAAGAAAACTATGCTTATGGCGACAG GCCCGAGAGGTACGATGACCCCTGGAGGTACGACCCTCGCTTCACTGGCAGTTTTGACGACGACCCCGAGCCCCACAGGGACCCTTACGGGGAAGAGGTGGACAGGCGTAGCGTGCACAGCGAGcgctcagcccagagcctgcgCAGCAGCTTCAGCTCCCACTCGCATCAG AGTCAGATTTACAGAAATCACAGTATGACTGCTGTTCCCTATGAGGCCCCACACCCCCCCGGCTCCTTGCCTGGCCAGTATGCCTACGGCGCCTATGGCAGCAATTTCGGCAGTGCCCAGGGCTTCCCAGAGTATGGCTACCCTGCCGAAGCTGGCTGGCCTACCGCGGagcaag CTCCATCAAGACCAACTTCTCCTGAGAAGTTCTCAGTGCCTCATGTCTGTGCCAGGTTCGGTCCTGGGGGTCAGCTCATTAAAGTGATTCCAAATCTGCCTTCGGAAGGACAGCCTGCATTGGTTGAAATTCACAGCATGGAG ACCCTGCTGCAGCACATGCCGGAGCAGAAGGAGCTGCGCTCGTTCCCAGGACCACTCGGCAA AGATGACACCCATAAAGTGGATGTTATTAATTTTGCACAGAACAAAGCTACAAAATGTTTGCAGAACGAAAATTTAATTGACAAAGAGTCTGCAAGTCTCCTTTGGAGTTTCATTGTTCTCTTGTGCAGACAGAACGGG ACCGTGGTGGGAACAGACCTCGCGGAGCTTTTGTTACGAGACCACAAAACCGCGTGGCTTCCTGGGAAGTCACCCAATGAGGCCAACCTGATTGATTTCACTAACGAGGCCGTGGAGCAAGCGGAGGAAGAGGAGTCCGGGGAGGCCCAGCTCTCGTTCCTCACGGACAGCCAGGCAGCCGGCAGCAGTGCCCTTGAAAGGGAGACCGAGAGGTTCCGGGAGCTGCTTCTGTACGGCCGCAAGAAG GATGCTTTAGAGTCTGCGATGAAAAATGCCTTATGGGGTCATGCTCTGTTACTTGCAAGTAAGATGGACAGCCGGACACACGCCCGCGTCATGACCAG GTTCGCCAACAGTCTTCCAATCAACGATCCTCTGCAGACAGTGTACCAGCTGATGTCGGGGCGGATGCCTGCTGCGTCCACG TGTTGCGGAGATGAGAAGTGGGGAGATTGGAGGCCACATCTTGCTATGGTTTTGTCCAACCTGAGCAGCAACGTGGATGTGGAGTCCAGGGCAATGGCCACCATGGGTGACACTCTGG CTTCAAAAGGTCTCTTAGATGCTGCACACTTTTGCTACCTCATGGCCCAGGTCGGGTTGGGGgtttatacaaagaaaaccacaaaactcGTCTTAATCGGATCGAACCACAG TTTGCCGTTTTTAAAGTTTGCAACCAATGAAGCTATTCAGAGGACAGAAGCCTATGAATATGCCCAGTCTCTTGGGGCACAGACCTGCTCCTTCCCCAATTTCCAG GTGTTCAAGTTTATCTACTCCTGCCGCCTGGCTGAAATGGGGCTGGCCACACAGGCCTTCCACTACTGCGAGGTGATTGCCAAGAGCATCCTGCTGCAGCCCCACAAGTACTCGCCCGTGCTCATCAGCCAGCTGGTTCAG ATCGCGTCCCAGCTGCGGCTCTTCGACCCGCAGCTGAGAGAGAAGCCGGAGGAGGAGGCCTTTGTTGAGCCCGCCTGGTTGGTCCAGCTGCAGTGTGTGGACAAGCAGGTCAAG GAGGGCGCCGCGGCGTGGAGTCGGGACGGGACCTTCCCCCAGCGCTGTCCCAGCACCCCGAGCTCCGAGGCGGGGCAGTACGACGGGCCAGCACCCGCCCAGCCAGGGGGCCCGGGCACCGGCAATCCGCTGCTGGTGCCGCCCGTGCCCAGCGCTGAGCACTTGGGCCAGGGGGTGCGGCTGCTGCCTTCAG CTCCGCCGGCCCTCCCCGACGGCCAGCCGGCCCTCCCCGCCAGGGTGCCATTGTTCCCggtgcccccacccccgggcccTGTTGAGCTGGGGCCTGGCTGCGgacccccaggggctgcccttgGCTTTCCAGAGCCCTCTGGGCCCGACCCTGCGGCTCCGTACGCGGGGCCTGGCCTGCCACCTGGCGCACCACCTCTGCAGGGAAGTGAGCCCGCGCCCCAGGAGGCCCCGAGCCAGGACCCAG GGGTGATGCCGCCGGAGACGCTTGGGAGAAACTCGCTTCCGGAGCTGAGAGAAGAGGGTTTTGGCGGAGCTTTTGCTCATCTG GGCTCCTCCAGGATGTCGCAGGGCCCCGAGGCCCCCCCGGGTTGGGAGTGTACCAGCTCCAGTGCTCTGCAGCCGCCCACAGCCGCTCCTGAAGTGAAGAGACCTGCGCCGGCCGCCAGGAGAGAGGCCAAGGAGCCCAAGAAG AGTAGTGAATCCTGGTTCTCTCGTTGGCTTCCtgggaaaaaaaggacagaagcTTATTTGCCAGACGACAAGAACAAATCG ATCGTCTGGGATGAAAAGAAGAACCGATGGGTGGATGTAAATGAGCCAGAGGAGGAG AAGAAGGCTCCGCCCCCACCACCAACCTCGCTCCCCAAGGCTCCGCTCGCTGCGCCCCCCGGTCCTGGAGGGCCCCCGAGGGCCTCTGTGAACATGTTTTCTAGGAAAGCAG CTGGAGCCAGAGCACGCTACGTGGATGTTTTAAACCCGGGGGGGCCCCAGCGGAGTGAACCAGCTCTTGCTCCTGCTGAGTTTTTTGCTCCCCTTGCCCCGCTCCCGATTCCTGCTCACTTGTTTGGACCAAACCCAG ACGCAGAGGAAGCCCCACCTGCAGAGGGGGCCAGCAGGGAAGGGCAGGCGCCTGCAGGGGGTCCGGCCAACCTAGAGCCGGCCTCGGAGCCCCAG GCGTTCGGCTCCGCGGCGTCGCTCCCCGGCCCTGAGCTCCCACCCACCCGTGAGGACGGCTCCCAGGGAGGAGAG GCTCCCAGTGATCACCTCCCTGCAGGGGCCGCTCCCGGAGCAGCCGTGCCCTTCTACAGCCCTGCTCAGTTCGCACAG GCCTCGGCCCCCTCGGGATGCTCAAGGATGGGGAGGATTGGCCAGAGAAAATACCCAGCGTTGAGCTAG